A window of Natronococcus sp. CG52 genomic DNA:
CACGTACTCCTCCGAGATCCAGCCGTTGACGTAGGCCGCGTACACGTACGAGTTGACGACCTCGAACTCCTCCTCGAGAAAGCGTTCCAAGCTACACCCTTCGACCGGACCGCGCCCCTCGCCGGCGACGCGCCAGAACTGCACCAGCGCGTCCCGCGGAAGGGACGGCGAGTCGGCGATGTCGATCTGGTCGTTCCAGAGCATCATCCGGCGGTCGTGCGCCTCGAGCGTCTCGTCGACCCGGCGAACGAACCCGTAGAAGTGCTCGGCGAGCGTCTCAGACCCCTCCTCGGCCATCCGCTCGGCGCAGACCGAACACTCGTCCCACGAGTGGCCCATCGCCCACTCGTCGCCGCCGACGTGCACCGTCTCGAAGGGGAACAGGTCGATCACCTCCTCGAGCAGCGTCTCGACGAACTCGTCGGTCGCCGGCGTCCCGATACACAGCGTTCCGTCGCTCGGCTCTCCGTCCGCGACGGCACACTGGAGTTCCGGGTACGTCTCGAGGACGTGGCTCGCGTGACCCGGGACGTCGATCTCGGGGAGGATCTCGATGCCGCGGCGGGCGGCGTACTCGAGGAGTTCCTCGATATCCGCGGGGGAGTACGCCGGCCGCTCCTCGCCGTCGGGACCGCGGTTCAGTTCGGGGAACGCCTCGGATTCGAGCGCGTACGATTCGTGATCGAGCAGGTGCAAGTGGAGCCGGTTCAGCTTCGCCCGCGCGGCCTGGTCGATGCGCCGCTTGACGCGCTCGACCGAGAGGAAGCCGCGCGCCGGATCGAGCATGAACCCCCGCCACCGGGTCGCGGGCCAGTCGCGGATCTCGACGGCCGGGAACCGCCACGAGCCGTCGCGGCGCTCGAGGCCGCCGAGGACGGTCTGGCAGCCGTGACGCAACCCGTCGACCGTCGGCGATCGAACGACGATGCCGTCTCCGTCGGCCTCGAGGACGTACCCCTCCGGATCGTCGAACGCGTCCGAGGGGGCGTCGTCGATCGTCAGGCGGAGGGCCGGATCCGCGTCCGACCGGACCGCCCGGGCGTTCGTCTCTCGCTCGAGGAGGTCCACCAGCAGCGTCCCGGCCGGCTCCGCGTTCTCGTCGGACGTCCCGACCGTAAACGGGGGCTCGAACCGAACCGTCTCGCCGGTCAGATCGACTCGACGCGGTCGGGGAACGATCCCGAGTTCACGTGCGCACATGTGGTACGTGTTGGCAAGGAAGAGGGCCAACTTAACGATTTTCCATCGAACGAGAGAACGGTGCTTCCGCCTCCGGAGAAACTCGGATATCGA
This region includes:
- a CDS encoding family 20 glycosylhydrolase, translated to MCARELGIVPRPRRVDLTGETVRFEPPFTVGTSDENAEPAGTLLVDLLERETNARAVRSDADPALRLTIDDAPSDAFDDPEGYVLEADGDGIVVRSPTVDGLRHGCQTVLGGLERRDGSWRFPAVEIRDWPATRWRGFMLDPARGFLSVERVKRRIDQAARAKLNRLHLHLLDHESYALESEAFPELNRGPDGEERPAYSPADIEELLEYAARRGIEILPEIDVPGHASHVLETYPELQCAVADGEPSDGTLCIGTPATDEFVETLLEEVIDLFPFETVHVGGDEWAMGHSWDECSVCAERMAEEGSETLAEHFYGFVRRVDETLEAHDRRMMLWNDQIDIADSPSLPRDALVQFWRVAGEGRGPVEGCSLERFLEEEFEVVNSYVYAAYVNGWISEEYVLGWEPRSRPSVPDARAERVIGGELLAWEPSSEETRDYFERALPSAIPVFADRLWNPDPVADRSSFSRALTRHALGPFVPGGFDVYRELGGTILPTEGENVPSPPARAHRSLGDRTPREARDDYEDALETLRALSDADEAVYPETVAAYEECLEWLADVANLEGRGVIDRP